In Bacteroidota bacterium, one DNA window encodes the following:
- a CDS encoding DNA-3-methyladenine glycosylase I, with product MTTTTMTTEPTRCLWCGTDPLYVHYHDHEWGVPVHDDRKLFEFLVLEGAQAGLSWITILRKREGYRKAFSNFDPEKVARFTEARIEKILQDPSIVRNNLKVRSAVTNAKAFLEVQGEFGSFDKYIWQFTDGQVIHNRWKEQGTLPARTNESDAMSKDMISRGFKFVGSTIMYAHMQATGMVNDHLVGCFRYKELRSSTSF from the coding sequence ATGACAACGACGACAATGACAACAGAACCAACACGCTGCCTTTGGTGCGGGACCGATCCGCTCTATGTTCACTACCATGACCACGAATGGGGTGTGCCGGTACACGACGATAGGAAGCTCTTTGAATTTCTTGTACTCGAGGGAGCGCAAGCCGGGTTGTCGTGGATCACGATCCTACGCAAGCGCGAAGGGTATCGCAAGGCCTTTTCCAATTTCGATCCCGAGAAGGTAGCGCGGTTCACCGAGGCACGAATCGAAAAAATATTGCAGGATCCGTCGATCGTCCGCAACAATCTGAAAGTCCGCTCGGCCGTGACGAATGCGAAGGCATTCCTCGAAGTGCAGGGGGAGTTCGGTTCGTTCGACAAGTACATCTGGCAATTCACCGACGGCCAGGTCATTCACAACCGCTGGAAGGAGCAAGGGACGCTGCCGGCTCGAACAAACGAATCCGATGCGATGAGCAAGGATATGATCTCCCGTGGCTTCAAGTTCGTCGGCTCGACGATCATGTACGCCCACATGCAAGCCACCGGCATGGTCAATGACCATCTGGTAGGGTGCTTTCGGTATAAGGAACTCAGAAGCAGCACGTCATTCTGA
- the atpC gene encoding ATP synthase F1 subunit epsilon, whose amino-acid sequence MAKNISLKIVTPTNTVFEGDVDQFTAPGALGPFQVLHNHAAIVTKLVPGLLKFKQSGGGEEHYYVAGGFVELHDDIGVILADSAEHSSKINISQVESEIATLRRRYADHEIDNAQFHHELDILNAKLLVAKA is encoded by the coding sequence ATGGCAAAGAATATCTCGCTGAAGATCGTCACGCCGACGAACACGGTGTTCGAGGGCGACGTTGACCAATTTACCGCTCCGGGAGCGTTGGGGCCGTTTCAGGTTCTCCATAACCACGCCGCGATCGTGACGAAGCTGGTGCCGGGTCTGCTGAAGTTCAAGCAATCGGGCGGTGGCGAAGAGCATTATTATGTTGCCGGCGGGTTCGTCGAGTTGCATGACGATATCGGCGTGATTCTTGCCGATAGCGCCGAGCATTCAAGCAAGATCAATATTTCCCAGGTCGAAAGCGAGATCGCCACGCTGCGTCGTCGCTACGCCGATCACGAGATCGACAACGCACAGTTTCACCACGAGCTTGACATTCTCAATGCCAAGCTGCTCGTGGCAAAAGCGTAA
- a CDS encoding mannose-1-phosphate guanylyltransferase, whose protein sequence is MKICAVIMAGGVGTRFWPYSREARPKQLLDVLHNGKSLLQSTLERTKTFAAESDTMIITSRTHIEPLKEQAKGVPAENIIAEPFGKNTAPCIALAAKLIRERHGDDAVMVVLPADHLIKNDREFTRLIEVGVRLASQTHGLVTLGIHPTRPETGYGYIQLDDSNLPSHQDLPAFSEFELRDVFRVHRFAEKPDTDTAQRFIESGDFLWNSGMFIWRVDAIDAALRTYTEGIMEHIDRVPPLSDHAFAAGLADAYSKVRGVSIDYAVMERAKNVYVLRANTLGWSDLGSWDEVWRLSERDMQNNVVDADANVIVRNSKGCLAMSRSEKLIVLNGVNDIVVVDSGDAILITHRERAQTVKDVADYLKRNGRTEYL, encoded by the coding sequence ATGAAGATTTGCGCTGTGATCATGGCGGGCGGCGTCGGGACCAGATTCTGGCCCTATAGCCGCGAGGCCCGCCCGAAGCAATTGCTCGACGTACTGCACAACGGGAAGTCACTCTTGCAAAGCACGCTCGAACGGACCAAGACGTTCGCGGCGGAGTCGGATACAATGATCATTACCAGCAGGACACACATCGAGCCGCTCAAGGAGCAGGCGAAGGGTGTTCCGGCCGAAAATATTATCGCCGAGCCTTTCGGCAAGAATACGGCTCCGTGTATTGCGCTCGCCGCGAAATTGATCAGAGAGCGCCATGGCGACGATGCAGTGATGGTCGTGCTCCCCGCAGACCACTTAATCAAAAACGACCGAGAATTTACCAGACTGATCGAAGTCGGAGTTCGGCTGGCGTCGCAAACGCATGGCCTCGTCACACTTGGCATTCATCCGACACGACCGGAAACCGGATATGGATATATCCAGCTTGACGACAGCAACCTGCCGTCGCACCAAGATCTGCCGGCATTCTCCGAGTTCGAACTTCGAGATGTATTCCGTGTGCATCGTTTTGCAGAAAAACCGGACACCGATACGGCCCAGCGCTTTATCGAATCCGGCGACTTCCTCTGGAATAGCGGGATGTTCATTTGGCGTGTCGATGCGATCGACGCCGCATTGCGTACCTATACCGAAGGGATCATGGAGCATATCGACCGTGTCCCGCCGCTTTCAGACCATGCATTCGCTGCCGGCCTCGCAGACGCATATAGCAAAGTTCGTGGCGTGTCGATCGATTATGCCGTCATGGAGCGGGCGAAGAATGTGTACGTTCTTCGCGCAAACACGCTCGGGTGGAGCGATCTCGGAAGTTGGGACGAAGTGTGGCGGCTCTCGGAACGCGACATGCAAAACAATGTCGTTGATGCCGACGCTAACGTGATCGTGCGTAATTCAAAGGGGTGCCTTGCAATGTCTCGTTCGGAGAAGCTGATCGTGCTGAACGGCGTTAACGATATCGTTGTCGTCGATTCGGGCGATGCGATCCTGATCACTCACCGCGAGAGAGCGCAAACCGTCAAGGATGTAGCTGATTATCTCAAACGAAATGGCCGCACGGAGTACCTGTAG
- the alr gene encoding alanine racemase, producing the protein MRPTRALISTTAFHENLRFVRRRIGAGPIIMAVIKANAYGHGLEIIAKAAIDSGEVGYFGVATEEEGLILRSLTTLPIQVLTTAMDNEIDAFIVHALDFTLCDYHQLEAIVARAAALGRKARVHLKVDTGMRRIGVEPADALHFARTIATHRNEIDFVGISTHFATSDEEGSAFFRKQLDIFASIVHTVRADGISVPIAHAANSGAILQRPTETAFDMVRPGILLYGYAPSLQQHALHRHELHAVLDLVSAVGFTKHIAAGEGVSYNLRWHATNPTNIATVPAGYGDGYSRLLTGQAEALIGGYRYPVRGTICMDQLMVETGDVRVHIGDDVTLISSRDEALDAWKIAERIGTIPYEVLTNITARVPRVISERTTE; encoded by the coding sequence ATGCGCCCGACCCGCGCACTGATCTCGACCACCGCATTCCACGAGAATCTTCGATTCGTTCGTCGTCGTATCGGCGCCGGGCCGATCATCATGGCGGTGATCAAGGCCAATGCATACGGTCATGGCCTTGAGATCATCGCGAAGGCCGCGATCGACAGCGGCGAGGTCGGGTACTTCGGCGTTGCAACCGAAGAGGAAGGGCTGATCCTCCGCTCGCTGACGACGCTGCCGATTCAGGTTCTGACCACAGCGATGGATAACGAGATCGACGCATTTATTGTCCACGCGCTCGACTTCACATTATGCGATTACCATCAGCTCGAGGCAATTGTTGCACGAGCTGCGGCACTCGGCAGGAAGGCCAGAGTGCATCTGAAGGTCGATACCGGCATGCGCCGTATTGGAGTTGAACCGGCCGATGCACTGCACTTTGCGAGGACGATCGCGACGCATCGCAATGAGATCGATTTCGTCGGCATCTCGACACATTTTGCGACGAGCGACGAAGAAGGCTCGGCCTTCTTTCGCAAGCAACTCGATATCTTCGCTTCGATCGTGCATACGGTGCGAGCCGATGGGATATCGGTCCCGATCGCTCATGCGGCGAACTCAGGAGCGATTCTGCAGCGACCAACCGAGACGGCATTCGATATGGTACGCCCTGGCATCCTGCTCTATGGGTACGCGCCCTCGCTCCAGCAGCATGCGCTGCATCGGCATGAGTTGCACGCCGTGCTCGATCTGGTAAGTGCAGTCGGTTTTACGAAACACATTGCGGCAGGCGAAGGAGTCAGTTATAATCTCCGCTGGCATGCAACGAACCCGACGAACATTGCCACGGTCCCGGCAGGGTATGGCGACGGCTACTCGCGGCTCCTGACGGGCCAGGCTGAAGCGCTGATCGGAGGGTATCGGTACCCTGTCCGTGGCACCATCTGTATGGACCAACTGATGGTAGAAACCGGCGATGTCCGTGTGCATATCGGCGACGACGTGACGCTGATCTCGTCACGCGACGAGGCACTTGATGCGTGGAAAATCGCCGAGCGGATCGGTACGATCCCCTACGAAGTATTAACCAATATCACTGCTCGCGTACCGCGAGTGATCTCGGAAAGAACCACCGAATGA
- a CDS encoding T9SS type A sorting domain-containing protein, with protein MFSLVFLGILQDAKAQRIVDVSGYLTSGQTRTFYSRTPGNSNTDTIYRISGNYSISGKLIIQEGAEVHFLPGGRIMDSVGGKIVANGFSGLQRRIQFRGFNVNGNSYEWGHILVLPGADSVYFANCRFAFFRKKESIDNQLIYGVADIPGSPKLTNSLALIRASNGTGAVMTTFSAKTYLLDVIADSCQAIYRGGAFAFLQAPSASYFPGDDGRMALVNHQVRKLLIRDCRVLNETVNPNSHANWADTGAYGGAIYMSARLGATVSDFRSCYLGYTDSVAYPLGIPASLPKNVDSMQFERCTVNNPAKSQGSLQQQAYGGAIYVGDYTALTASLIGCNTDSAIAASGDQNMRGGAIYVSRTSSDPAWQAPPSAQSRRPGLAIIKRARFLGNVAGMGGAIFMDWQNNGGTGGLPSGNGFQNGSALVIDGENVVQTSPFTLRDSGNIEFALNTAYYAGGAIYQNWYTFITGYLEPSTKVAPLFDSVEMRVKFAGNAAGVAGGSIYLNPNANPDIQSRRVWHIANFVDPSDTRIARPQYYDLVKGGGAEFIGTRDSAFAVEYFRNYVHGGNGGAVYMNMGQSGPGVFAYNRFMVEDKYNATTPSLSPLPYDRRELTRFIENVATVAVANDSAALEVRNGRGGALYVDINNSPNPLILLDTLILSRARFEHNQAFTGSAIHSDNFRLQVTANQTLVANNFATSQHVASVDLENPNKNNPGDQSAGATIWADFEGPAPQHETNSRGNAIYDNVARYILREPDGPHGFGGVDTLRGNFWGESGPDLITQLPTLPIGAIQSTFFIDYYTKDCFTNVYEPNRFPASSYTYVPIGTIPDTLLFEGRIYDIFDRGLDIKTVDYSNRRLAIAEAFSLGLPTDIGNAANNHTGLRRWTRDIFEKDPVYLSKIMRYQTQFVGNHPLGYPLFLSADVDVADRNRDAYARNYTTVFVLNETTQEYVRVNLKEEFADHADSSSIPYRGRLDFVPDSTVGSRNPFARAKVLWSPTLIRPTNTTYNEIARAAKLEDSAALDGRAYNLGLNQLQNVVGPDTIATIGMQGSGSPAQTLWYAGERYHTLPVRPGDQISVFSRTQLWKYGFAGAKARGLSFKIGDVMAPFWAGDVPALQNDTLNPNRLYAREDNVYVPYSSNQNLNNVLFRIGGYDMNNFYDPRWLWNPYYTMLDYSVTFPAGMDSLNYRLPWWLQRDTVRNVNPSGGSNGYIQLFGTPHNPDVVPGGEPVHVVMTNWPPNKRSEHLLLDSLTTSGPIPPYNNHTAADLGDNADTLSMWIYPAYMNCQQGFLSDTIDVRRTYSTYDFRIFVRDSLPVFTTTPATGCVGTANLTDSLRYDYDVQTDDETEDSTAAAITTAAGKPWDFRYGRTSYSGLVTPLWLKGAFADANFKTKGIIHVAIDSATAYSLITPVPQVNSELLLDTIVSIQADDGHAGKSQQQWHAVINVEPKILTTSLPNAKEDSDYSANSKDTLGLRRINIFDPNFGDTHTFQLLYQGQTQDVYRDNRYKTGKTTLNGTTPAWLQINPASGVLYGTPGIKDAPRGTGSGAACDTAETVTVIVQDQCGLTAWAQIPLNVDSTEHLPSFLRGPNIVCVQNNVQFCDTIPIHDHDLLRDCGPDSLAFTVTADPANGWTGSVTPVFTDGQTQSTDTVAIAVCGTFTLDDTYFSSNPPPPIYLNVGVDDGHGNTDTLRYRVFVGDVPTFECAVYVYNKADSLTHPTSDVARLCFGAGRYGTDSLDVRYCEFEIPAAPNSQVFDGRWEYPVGGSLKGGYVDIRHDTAQVTDITWQMRFNAGSDNGGFLYPIRICWKPSCLNSTGTMKGHFYLRHPFDAGEFSIDMATPANHLINNTSYTLMTNVGGSNDSACLEIRNVGLSNALIVFVPTNSGVEKTATPVFSLEPNSPNPFSTSTTLNFSVANRSNVKIEIYDIKGTLIRTLVNESVDAGTYPAVWDGLDASGNAVANGTYICKMSAADYTSTIKMTLNK; from the coding sequence ATGTTCTCTCTCGTATTTCTGGGAATTCTCCAGGATGCGAAAGCGCAACGTATCGTCGATGTCAGCGGCTATCTGACGTCTGGTCAGACGAGGACGTTCTATTCTCGCACGCCAGGCAACAGCAATACCGATACGATCTATCGTATTTCCGGAAATTATAGTATTTCCGGAAAGCTGATCATTCAGGAAGGTGCCGAAGTGCATTTCCTTCCGGGTGGCCGTATCATGGACTCGGTCGGCGGAAAGATCGTTGCAAATGGTTTTTCCGGCTTGCAGCGACGGATTCAATTCCGAGGCTTCAACGTCAACGGCAATTCATACGAATGGGGGCATATCCTCGTTCTGCCGGGCGCTGACTCTGTCTATTTTGCGAACTGCCGGTTCGCGTTCTTCCGTAAGAAGGAGTCGATCGACAATCAGTTGATCTACGGTGTGGCTGACATTCCGGGTAGCCCGAAGCTCACGAATTCGCTCGCTCTTATTCGCGCGTCGAACGGTACCGGTGCTGTCATGACGACATTCTCCGCTAAGACCTATCTGCTCGATGTGATTGCCGACAGCTGTCAGGCGATTTATCGTGGTGGTGCATTCGCGTTCCTACAGGCCCCCTCCGCTTCATACTTCCCGGGGGACGACGGCCGTATGGCGCTCGTGAACCATCAGGTCCGCAAGCTTTTGATCCGCGATTGCCGAGTTCTTAACGAAACCGTCAATCCGAACTCGCACGCCAACTGGGCCGATACCGGCGCGTATGGCGGCGCAATCTATATGTCGGCGCGTCTCGGCGCGACGGTCAGCGATTTCCGCTCCTGCTATCTTGGCTACACGGATAGTGTTGCTTACCCGCTTGGCATTCCGGCCAGCTTGCCGAAGAACGTCGACAGCATGCAGTTCGAGCGTTGTACGGTAAATAATCCTGCAAAGTCGCAGGGTTCCTTGCAACAGCAAGCATACGGCGGCGCAATCTATGTCGGTGACTATACTGCCTTGACCGCATCGCTTATCGGTTGTAATACTGATAGTGCAATTGCCGCCTCCGGTGACCAGAATATGCGCGGTGGTGCTATTTATGTCAGCCGCACGTCTTCTGATCCGGCTTGGCAGGCTCCGCCGAGCGCACAGTCGCGCCGTCCGGGTCTTGCAATCATTAAGCGTGCCCGTTTCCTCGGAAACGTTGCCGGTATGGGTGGTGCCATCTTTATGGATTGGCAGAACAATGGCGGTACTGGCGGTTTGCCGAGTGGCAATGGTTTCCAGAATGGCTCGGCTCTTGTGATCGACGGTGAAAATGTTGTTCAGACCTCGCCGTTCACGCTCCGCGATTCCGGTAATATCGAATTTGCGCTTAACACCGCATACTATGCTGGTGGCGCCATCTATCAGAACTGGTACACGTTTATCACCGGTTATCTCGAGCCGTCGACCAAGGTCGCTCCGCTCTTCGATTCCGTTGAAATGCGTGTGAAGTTTGCAGGTAATGCCGCCGGTGTCGCCGGTGGTTCTATTTACCTCAATCCGAACGCCAATCCCGACATTCAGAGCCGTCGCGTATGGCACATCGCCAACTTCGTCGATCCGTCGGATACACGTATCGCTCGTCCGCAGTACTATGACCTTGTAAAGGGTGGTGGCGCTGAATTCATCGGTACGCGCGACAGTGCGTTCGCAGTCGAGTATTTCCGCAACTATGTCCATGGTGGCAATGGTGGTGCGGTATATATGAATATGGGCCAGTCGGGCCCGGGTGTCTTTGCATACAATCGCTTCATGGTTGAAGACAAGTATAATGCAACGACCCCGTCGCTCTCGCCGCTCCCGTACGATCGCCGTGAGCTTACTCGTTTCATCGAGAACGTTGCGACGGTTGCCGTTGCAAATGACTCGGCGGCGCTCGAAGTTCGTAATGGCCGTGGTGGTGCGTTGTATGTTGACATCAACAACTCGCCCAACCCGCTGATCCTGCTCGATACGTTGATCCTGAGCCGCGCTCGTTTTGAGCACAACCAGGCATTCACCGGTTCGGCGATCCATTCGGATAACTTCCGTTTGCAGGTTACTGCAAACCAGACGTTGGTCGCAAATAACTTTGCTACCAGCCAGCACGTTGCTTCGGTCGACCTCGAAAACCCGAACAAGAACAATCCGGGCGATCAGAGCGCAGGCGCAACGATCTGGGCTGATTTTGAAGGACCGGCACCGCAGCACGAGACCAACTCGCGCGGTAATGCCATCTATGACAACGTCGCACGCTACATCCTTCGCGAGCCGGATGGCCCGCATGGTTTTGGTGGTGTTGATACGCTCCGTGGTAACTTCTGGGGCGAGTCGGGTCCGGATCTGATCACGCAGCTCCCGACGCTGCCGATCGGCGCGATCCAGTCGACGTTCTTCATTGATTATTATACCAAGGACTGCTTCACGAACGTGTATGAGCCAAACCGCTTCCCGGCAAGCTCGTACACCTACGTTCCGATCGGTACGATTCCGGATACGCTCCTCTTCGAGGGTCGCATCTATGATATCTTCGATCGCGGTCTCGATATCAAGACGGTTGATTACAGCAATCGCCGCCTTGCAATCGCAGAAGCCTTCTCGCTTGGTCTGCCGACCGATATCGGTAATGCAGCCAACAATCACACTGGCCTGCGCCGCTGGACTCGCGATATCTTTGAGAAGGACCCGGTCTATCTCTCGAAGATCATGCGTTACCAGACGCAGTTCGTCGGTAATCATCCGCTTGGTTATCCGCTGTTCCTGTCGGCTGATGTCGACGTTGCAGATCGCAACCGCGATGCCTATGCACGTAACTACACGACGGTGTTCGTTCTCAATGAGACGACGCAGGAGTATGTTCGTGTGAACCTCAAGGAAGAGTTTGCAGACCATGCCGATTCGTCGAGCATTCCGTACCGTGGTCGTTTGGACTTCGTTCCGGATTCGACGGTTGGTTCGCGCAATCCGTTTGCACGCGCGAAGGTGCTCTGGAGCCCGACACTTATCCGTCCGACCAACACGACCTACAATGAGATCGCTCGCGCTGCAAAGCTTGAAGATAGCGCAGCTCTTGACGGTCGTGCATACAATCTCGGTCTGAACCAGCTTCAGAATGTGGTTGGTCCGGACACGATCGCTACTATCGGTATGCAGGGTTCGGGTAGCCCGGCACAGACCTTGTGGTATGCTGGCGAGCGTTACCATACGCTTCCGGTACGTCCTGGTGACCAGATCTCGGTCTTCAGCCGTACGCAGCTTTGGAAGTATGGCTTTGCCGGTGCAAAGGCACGTGGCTTGAGCTTCAAGATCGGTGACGTAATGGCTCCGTTCTGGGCTGGTGACGTCCCGGCGCTTCAGAATGACACATTGAATCCGAACCGTCTCTACGCTCGTGAGGATAATGTGTACGTTCCGTACAGCTCGAACCAGAACCTCAATAACGTTCTGTTCCGTATCGGTGGGTACGATATGAATAATTTCTACGACCCGCGTTGGCTGTGGAATCCGTACTACACGATGTTGGATTACTCAGTGACCTTCCCGGCCGGGATGGATTCGCTGAACTATCGCTTGCCATGGTGGTTGCAGCGCGACACCGTGCGCAACGTTAATCCGAGCGGCGGTTCGAACGGTTATATCCAACTCTTCGGTACCCCGCACAATCCTGATGTCGTGCCTGGTGGAGAGCCGGTTCATGTCGTCATGACCAACTGGCCGCCGAACAAGCGTTCGGAACACTTGTTGCTCGATTCACTCACGACGAGCGGCCCGATCCCGCCGTATAACAATCATACGGCTGCTGATCTCGGTGACAATGCCGATACGCTTTCGATGTGGATCTATCCTGCATACATGAATTGTCAGCAGGGCTTCTTGAGCGATACGATCGATGTTCGTCGCACGTATAGCACATATGACTTCCGCATCTTCGTTCGCGATAGCTTGCCTGTCTTCACGACCACCCCGGCAACGGGTTGCGTCGGTACGGCGAACTTGACCGATAGCCTCCGTTACGACTATGACGTCCAGACGGATGACGAAACAGAAGATTCGACAGCTGCGGCCATCACGACCGCTGCTGGTAAGCCGTGGGATTTCCGCTACGGCCGCACATCGTACAGTGGCCTTGTTACGCCGCTGTGGTTGAAGGGTGCGTTTGCAGATGCAAACTTTAAGACGAAGGGTATCATCCATGTGGCAATCGATTCCGCTACGGCGTACTCGTTGATCACGCCGGTTCCGCAGGTCAACTCGGAGCTCTTGCTTGATACGATCGTCTCGATCCAAGCTGATGACGGCCACGCCGGCAAGTCTCAGCAGCAGTGGCATGCAGTGATTAACGTCGAGCCGAAAATCTTGACGACATCGCTGCCGAATGCGAAGGAAGATTCTGACTACAGCGCAAATTCGAAGGACACCCTCGGTCTGCGTCGTATCAATATCTTCGATCCGAACTTCGGAGATACGCACACCTTCCAGTTGCTCTATCAGGGCCAGACGCAGGATGTGTATCGCGATAACCGTTACAAGACTGGCAAGACGACCCTCAACGGTACGACGCCGGCTTGGTTGCAGATCAATCCTGCTTCGGGTGTGCTCTATGGTACCCCGGGTATCAAGGATGCTCCGCGTGGTACCGGATCGGGTGCTGCTTGTGACACGGCTGAGACTGTGACGGTTATCGTCCAGGATCAGTGCGGTCTGACGGCATGGGCCCAGATCCCGCTTAACGTCGATTCGACCGAGCACTTGCCGAGCTTCTTGCGCGGCCCGAACATTGTCTGCGTGCAGAATAATGTTCAGTTCTGTGACACGATTCCGATCCATGACCACGATCTCTTGCGTGATTGCGGTCCGGATAGCCTTGCGTTCACGGTCACCGCTGATCCGGCAAATGGCTGGACGGGTTCTGTGACACCGGTATTCACCGATGGTCAGACACAGTCTACTGACACCGTTGCGATCGCTGTCTGCGGTACGTTTACACTCGACGATACATATTTCTCGTCGAATCCGCCGCCGCCGATCTACTTGAACGTTGGTGTAGACGATGGTCATGGCAATACCGATACGTTGCGCTATCGCGTCTTCGTCGGTGATGTTCCGACCTTCGAGTGCGCAGTCTATGTCTACAACAAGGCTGACTCGCTTACGCACCCGACTTCTGACGTTGCGCGCCTCTGCTTCGGTGCAGGCCGCTACGGTACCGATTCGCTCGACGTTCGTTATTGCGAATTCGAAATTCCGGCAGCTCCGAACTCGCAAGTGTTCGACGGACGCTGGGAGTACCCGGTCGGTGGCTCGCTCAAGGGCGGTTATGTCGATATTCGTCATGACACGGCACAGGTTACCGATATCACGTGGCAGATGCGCTTCAATGCTGGTTCGGATAATGGAGGCTTCCTCTACCCGATCCGTATCTGCTGGAAGCCGAGCTGCTTGAATAGCACCGGCACGATGAAGGGCCACTTCTATCTGCGCCATCCGTTCGATGCAGGTGAATTCTCCATCGACATGGCGACGCCGGCGAACCACTTGATCAATAACACCAGCTATACGCTGATGACCAATGTCGGCGGTAGCAATGACAGTGCATGCCTCGAGATCCGTAATGTCGGCCTCTCGAATGCGCTGATCGTGTTCGTCCCGACGAACTCGGGTGTCGAGAAGACTGCCACGCCGGTATTCTCGCTCGAGCCGAATTCGCCGAATCCGTTCTCGACGAGCACCACGCTCAACTTCAGTGTGGCAAATCGCTCGAATGTGAAGATCGAGATCTATGACATTAAGGGTACGTTGATCCGTACCTTGGTCAACGAGTCGGTCGACGCAGGTACGTACCCTGCGGTATGGGATGGTCTGGATGCCTCTGGCAACGCTGTGGCGAACGGCACGTACATCTGCAAGATGTCGGCCGCGGACTACACGTCGACCATCAAGATGACTCTGAACAAGTAA
- a CDS encoding septal ring lytic transglycosylase RlpA family protein gives MAARSTCRRPFGGIVTAMMLCGLLASCSAPVVRGLATQEGLASFYGKEFNGLRTSSGEVFDMNKLTAAHRSYPFGTLLRVTNLKNGAQVDVTVNDRGPVKPERIIDLSYGAAKAIGLDKLGLTRVRLEVIDWGK, from the coding sequence ATGGCCGCACGGAGTACCTGTAGACGGCCATTCGGGGGTATTGTCACCGCGATGATGCTCTGCGGTCTTCTTGCCAGTTGCTCCGCACCCGTTGTGCGAGGGCTTGCAACACAGGAAGGGCTTGCGTCCTTCTACGGGAAGGAATTTAATGGCCTCAGAACCTCCAGTGGTGAGGTGTTCGATATGAATAAGCTCACCGCCGCCCACCGGAGCTATCCGTTCGGGACACTTCTACGGGTCACGAACCTTAAAAATGGCGCTCAGGTCGACGTAACGGTAAACGATCGCGGCCCTGTCAAACCGGAACGGATCATCGATCTATCGTATGGAGCCGCCAAAGCAATAGGATTAGATAAGTTAGGCCTGACCCGCGTCCGCCTCGAGGTGATCGACTGGGGCAAATAA
- a CDS encoding J domain-containing protein: MKDYFSILGLPRYASEEEIKEAYRRLALRWHPDLNVGSDDAERMMQDLNRAKEVLFERETREDYRRLLDMQDTLSYENLQRIRQKYKDDRDGAGPEIELRYPFNRTKVAMIIGAVIIVIGGIGYIWSMSGSKEFAADPAQRIVERHAAPLPQPAVKENLSTPSDSLETIEQIASVSAMLGDYRTAAAYWETLLKRGSYRLSTVTNLVLAHIRLKEYAAAMGDVEAYVTSPEHRLLIYTTLGDFFRSELQPIDASDAYHKALEYAPKSDTSKIAVQEAIRRAKSGIAN; this comes from the coding sequence GTGAAAGACTATTTCTCGATCCTCGGCCTCCCGCGCTATGCCAGCGAGGAGGAGATCAAAGAGGCCTATCGTCGCCTGGCTCTGCGATGGCATCCGGATCTCAACGTCGGTTCCGATGACGCCGAACGGATGATGCAGGACCTCAACCGCGCGAAGGAAGTACTCTTCGAACGCGAAACCCGCGAGGACTACCGACGGCTCCTCGATATGCAGGATACGCTCAGCTACGAGAACCTGCAGCGCATCCGTCAGAAGTATAAAGACGACCGCGACGGTGCCGGTCCCGAGATCGAACTTCGGTATCCGTTCAATCGGACGAAGGTCGCGATGATTATTGGGGCAGTTATTATAGTTATCGGTGGCATCGGATATATCTGGAGTATGTCGGGCTCGAAAGAGTTTGCCGCCGACCCGGCACAGCGGATCGTCGAACGCCATGCCGCGCCGTTGCCACAGCCGGCAGTCAAAGAGAACTTGTCGACGCCGTCGGATTCACTGGAGACAATAGAGCAAATCGCGTCGGTCTCCGCAATGCTCGGCGATTACCGCACCGCAGCAGCTTATTGGGAGACGTTGCTGAAGCGAGGATCGTACCGGTTATCGACGGTGACCAATTTGGTATTGGCCCATATTCGGCTCAAGGAATATGCCGCAGCAATGGGCGATGTCGAAGCATACGTGACGAGTCCGGAACATCGGTTGCTGATCTATACGACACTCGGCGATTTCTTCCGATCGGAATTGCAGCCGATCGATGCATCGGATGCGTATCACAAAGCTCTCGAATATGCTCCGAAGAGCGACACATCGAAGATAGCGGTACAAGAGGCGATTCGTCGCGCGAAGTCCGGCATCGCGAATTGA
- a CDS encoding GIY-YIG nuclease family protein — MENYVVYILSSNSKRLYIGMTNDLDRRLYEHKNKLNEGFTKRYNIDKLVYFELFSTPSQAIARETQLKGWLRSKKIALIEGMNPGWKDLSLDWGSGQAERDSSLRSE; from the coding sequence ATGGAGAACTACGTTGTCTACATTCTATCCAGCAACTCGAAGCGTCTCTACATCGGGATGACGAATGATCTCGACCGTCGATTATATGAGCATAAGAACAAGCTGAATGAAGGCTTCACCAAACGGTACAATATCGACAAGTTGGTATACTTCGAACTATTCTCGACGCCGAGTCAAGCTATTGCAAGGGAAACGCAATTGAAAGGGTGGCTGCGTTCGAAGAAGATCGCCCTGATCGAAGGGATGAATCCCGGGTGGAAGGATCTGAGTCTGGATTGGGGATCCGGGCAAGCCGAAAGGGATTCTTCGCTTCGCTCAGAATGA